A window from Salvelinus sp. IW2-2015 linkage group LG5, ASM291031v2, whole genome shotgun sequence encodes these proteins:
- the wdr74 gene encoding WD repeat-containing protein 74 yields MADKSQVCSVWVGSETGILKGVSLSKKQAFNFCEMSCLSRDQEVCVLGWGDQHETEVLVGSVNGTVKTFSTEKGIFTETRQCGESTQGRFTGLAVTDSALITCVETGLLRVWKEGSTDTVEINAGTNVCRMRQNPSQRNQVATGGKENGLKVWDLERPETPIFTSKNVRNDWLDLRVPEWVRDMAFIPDSDKIVTCTGHHQVRVYDPASPQRRPVLEAHFGEYPLTALSLPANQDSVVVGNTHGELAILDLRKGLVRGCLKGMAGGVRGLQCHPSLPLVASCGLDRFLRVHSLEDRSLQHKVYLKSRLNCVLLSSKDLELSSSAVTGDVEEVKEEGDEVDEVWDTMEMINDQAKKRATDEEEAVVTGVEKTTKKRKVVK; encoded by the exons ATGGCAGACAAAAGTCAAGTGTGCTCAGTATGGGTGGGATCGGAAACAGGGATATTAAAAG GAGTGAGCCTATCCAAAAAACAGGCTTTCAACTTCTGTGAGATGAGCTGCCTGAGCCGGGACCAGGAAGTGTGTGTCCTAGGCTGGGGAGATCAACATGagactgag GTACTGGTGGGTTCTGTGAATGGCACAGTGAAGACATTTAGCACAGAGAAGGGCATCTTCACTGAGACCAGACAGTGTGGGGAGAGCACCCAGGGCAGGTTCACAGGACTTGCTGTCACAGACAG TGCTCTGATCACGTGTGTGGAGACAGGACTTCTGAGGGTCTGGAAGGAGGGCAGCACAGACACA GTTGAGATAAATGCAGGGACGAATGTTTGTCGGATGCGACAGAATCCCTCACAGCGCAACCAAGTGGCCACAGGAGGGAAGGAGAATGGCCTAAAGGTCTGGGATCTGGAGAGGCCTGAAACACCCATTTTCACCTCCAAGAAT GTACGTAATGACTGGCTGGACTTGCGAGTGCCAGagtgggtcagagacatggcctTCATCCCAGACTCCGACAAGATCGTCACCTGCACAGGTCACCAccag gTGCGAGTGTATGACCCTGCCTCTCCCCAGAGGCGTCCGGTTCTGGAGGCTCATTTTGGGGAGTACCCCCTCacagccctctccctccctgccaacCAAGACAGTGTTGTAGTGGGCAACACGCATGGAGAACTTGCCATCTTAGATTTGCGGAAAG GTCTGGTGCGTGGGTGTTTGAAGGGGATGGCAGGAGGAGTGCGGGGGCTGCAGtgccacccttctctccctctggtgGCTTCCTGTGGTTTGGATCGCTTTCTGAgagtacacagcctggaggaccGCTCCCTACAGCACaag GTGTATCTGAAGTCACGACTCAACTGTGTGCTTCTGTCCAGCAAAGATCTAGAG CTGAGCAGTTCAGCAGTAACCGGAGATGTGGAGGAAGTGAAAGAAGAGGGAGATGAAGTGGATGAGGTGTGGGACACTATGGAGATGATAAATGACCAGGCTAAGAAGAGAGCAACAGACGAAGAGGAAGCCGTAGTTACAGGTGTAGAGAAGACTACGAAGAAAAGAAAAGTGGTCAAATGA
- the LOC111964191 gene encoding protein cornichon homolog 2-like: MAFTFAAFCYMLTLVLCAALIFFVIWQIIAFDELCTDFRTNRSEQPTRARERILNIERICNLLRKLVVPEYSIHGLFCLMFMCAGEWVTLGLNIPLLFYHLWRFFHRPADGSEVMYDPVSVMNADILNYCQKESWCKLGFYLLSFFYYLYSMVYALVSF, from the exons ATGGCTTTCACCTTCGCGGCCTTCTGCTACATGCTCACCTTAGTGCTGTGTGCCGCACTCATCTTCTTCGTCATCTGGCAG ATTATTGCGTTTGACGAGCTGTGCACAGACTTCAGAACCAATCGATCAGAGCAACCCACCAGAGCG AGGGAAAGAATTCTGAATATTGAAAGAATATGCAACTTGCTGCGGAAG CTGGTGGTGCCAGAGTACTCCATCCATGGGCTGTTCTGCCTGATGTTCATGTGTGCTGGGGAGTGGGTCACCCTGGGCCTAAACATCCCCCTGCTCTTCTACCATCTCTGGAG GTTTTTCCATCGGCCGGCAGATGGGTCAGAGGTAATGTATGACCCTGTCAGTGTGATGAATGCAGACATCCTGAACTACTGTCAGAAGGAGTCCTGGTGTAAGCTGGGCTTCTACCTGCTCTCCTTCTTCTACTACCTGTACAG TATGGTCTATGCCTTGGTGAGTTTCTAA